A genomic window from Artemia franciscana unplaced genomic scaffold, ASM3288406v1 Scaffold_4032, whole genome shotgun sequence includes:
- the LOC136043257 gene encoding uncharacterized protein LOC136043257 gives MPSRMFSDIYETYNCEDYEVYEDFEDIDTTSNTWNYGAYDSEEYFTDGYNYRYTPQVKPIPRTTEILPFKSNYVYSIKIRKFEPDPKIVESVETDGEQEETWEAFEKERLYFGSRIQRLKLNDKREIEDPTKEDRDTSVNERVSKIWDETSVKPTEEPTSVPDVTAVYVPPRLRNKRNKEAPNIASLVFFPTLGTDESEINCTIKRMNEENEGFTEIRSRRSILANNRPMRNHPDMISDNVPPSLTGSRKMERPGRFTDENRSSCGNYVPPTVRSRQSSEQFAHYYKFTDENRFTDETRSSRENYVPPTVKSRQSDEQTAARAHINERTVISANRPPSLTRSKQMEGSVRFADENRSSGGIYIPPTVRSRQSSKPAAKGHVNVKNRFGVFSNVEEEEEV, from the coding sequence ATGCCAAGTAGAATGTTTAGTGATATTTACGAAACATACAACTGCGAAGACTACGAAGTCTACGAAGACTTTGAAGACATAGATACAACTTCAAACACATGGAACTATGGTGCATATGATTCAGAGGAATATTTTACCGATGGGTATAACTACAGATATACACCCCAAGTGAAACCGATTCCACGAACTACAGAAATATTACCTTTCAAAAGTAATTACGTCTACAGcatcaaaataagaaaattcgAACCTGATCCAAAGATTGTTGAGTCAGTAGAAACAGACGGAGAGCAAGAGGAGACTTGGGaagcatttgaaaaagaaagacttTATTTCGGCTCAAGGATCCAAAGACTGAAATTGAATGATAAGAGAGAAATAGAAGACCCAACGAAGGAGGATAGAGATACAAGCGTCAATGAAAGGGTTTCAAAAATTTGGGATGAAACTAGTGTTAAACCTACAGAAGAACCGACGAGTGTGCCAGACGTAACAGCTGTCTACGTACCTCCCCgtttgagaaataaaagaaacaaggaagCACCAAATATTGCAAGTTTAGTGTTTTTCCCGACTCTTGGAACTGATGAAAGTGAAATTAATTGCACTATAAAGCGGATGAATGAAGAAAATGAAGGATTCACTGAGATAAGAAGTAGAAGATCGATACTGGCTAATAATAGACCAATGAGGAATCATCCTGATATGATATCTGATAATGTACCTCCCAGTTTGACGGGAAGTAGGAAAATGGAGAGACCGGGTAGATTTACAGATGAAAACCGTAGCAGTTGTGGAAATTACGTACCTCCCACAGTAAGAAGCAGACAAAGTAGCGAACAGTTTGCTCACTACTACAAATTTACCGATGAAAACAGATTTACTGATGAAACCCGTAGCAGCCGAGAAAATTATGTACCTCCCACTGTAAAAAGCAGGCAAAGTGACGAGCAAACTGCAGCTAGGGCTCATATAAATGAGCGTACCGTGATATCTGCCAATCGCCCTCCCAGTTTGACGAGAAGTAAACAAATGGAGGGATCAGTTAGATTTGCCGATGAAAACCGTAGCAGCGGAGGAATTTACATACCTCCCACTGTGAGAAGCAGGCAGAGTAGCAAACCAGCAGCTAAGGGTCatgtaaatgtaaaaaataggtttggtgttttttcaaatgtagaagaagaagaagaagtttag